CAATAATTACATGCATtaaattaaagtgtttttttttatccttgtccGGCTTATCACACCAGTAATTAGTTTTAAGGCTCGCCACCGAGGAGcgttaaatgaaataaattggaTATCGCTGCTTTTGGTTATGagatttttatgtttgtaaGGTTTCTACTTCAATTGCTTTGCTGTGAACAGCTTGTACATTTTCTTGTACGCATCCTATTTCTTGTTGAAGCATGATTCACTGCTGTGATGTTATTTTTGGTATATGTGTTTTCAATTACTTTTTaacaaatgaatattttaatcTTATGGGGCTTTATTTACTCTCTACACTCTGAAATAACAGAGAATTAAAAGATTTGGTCCATTTGACAGATATTTAAAGAGTAAACTTAAGCCTGGGGACAAGCATAGGTTCCATTTTTTCAATAGCTTTTTCTTTCGGAAGCTTGCTGACCTAGACAAGGGCCCATCTAATGCTTGTGGAGGCAGGCTAGCTTTTCAACGTGTTCATAAATGGACAAGAAAGATGAATCTTTTCGAGAAAGATTACATTTTCATTCCTATAAATTACAGGTTAGGTTTGTGTTCATTTTTCCTATTCACCAGTGGACGTTCTGTTATGTATTAATGTGAAATATAATAAACTTTCTCGGTGGCAGTCTTCACTGGAGTTTGATTGTCATTTGTCATCCTGGAGAAGTGGTTCATTCCAGAGGCAAGGGCCTATGCGATGAAGtatgtttttattgtgttttgagGTTTGTCTttgcttgatttgtttttgtggtaATCTCATAGAAGATGAAGGCAGAAATTCAGTTAAGGTACCATGCATCCTACACATGGATTCTATCAGAGGAAGTCATAGGGGCCTCAAGAATCTTATTCAGAGGTAACCTCTTTATTGCTATGGTTATTCCTAGCTAGCCATTATATAACTTTTGAAAATCCAAGACTCACACTAATGGTACAGATGCCTTATAGTTGACACTAAAACTCTAATAAAAAGActtcaatatttttgtatttaattaccTGATAACAACAAAGTGGTAACATAGTAGTTGTAGTTGTTTGCATGGGAAAACAGCATTGCATCTGTAATTCCATTTACTTTTTCTTGGTgctattttttccctttaattatATTTGTCTGCTACTGCCGTGCTTTGAATGCCTTCATATGAAATGAGCTCTTTGCTTGCATGTCATGAGATGACAGTTATCTGTATGAAGAGTGGAGAGAAAGGCATAATGGGACGGTGGATGATATGTTGTTGAAGTTCTTACATTTACGGTTTGTCCCACTTGAGGTACTGTCTCactttcaaaaatgattttctttttttgccttttaatttctcaatagTTGCCTTAAATGTTATATTGCGGTTCACTGAAGTATCCTAATGGAAGAAACTGTTAAAAGAAAACAGTACTAGACTGAAGCTTATCCAAAAATTCAATCAGGGTTCTCATGTTCTCATGAATAGCTATAAAAATAAGTCTTACACTCATTCTGGACCTCACCTCCACCAGTGAAGTCCATCTGTCtccttttaaaacttaaaagctAAATATGAATTGCAGTATCAAACTAGgcttgcatgtttgtttttctatagAAGTAATGGGACAACTTATCGTTCAATGTAGGGGCATTGAATGTCAAGACACATGTGGGTCGTATTGCATGTCAGGCAAATTAATGATTTAACCCACAATGCTCTCTATATAGCAATTCCTGCCATTTTCCCAGTGCCtcagttttaatgttttatggaAACAGAACTCCATTGGCAAATGTCTTGCGGGATGAAAATGGTGTAATTGACCCCTTGGCTATCTACTTAGGTGGTAAAGGAGAGGATGGCGTTAATGCATTAAGGGATTATTATGTCCAAATCTTGTCAATCCATCGAAAActtaattagtttaaaaaaaaaaaggttcctaatataatatattgatGACATTTAAGCTCgtttcttaatttaaaatcttgatattttattgacTCAGCTAGAAACAAAGAATTGCTGCATGATAAACTTCCCCTACATTTGTTCATGGATTACCAttttcagaaaattatcaagttgTCCTTTATACAGTTTAAAAGTACTATTAACTGCAATTTATTTTACCACTTTGATTCAGCTTCCGCAGCAGGAAAATTCATATGACTGTGGCCTGTTTGTGCTCCATTatgttgaacgttttcttgaagaAGCTCCTATTAATTTCAGTCCTTTCAAGATAACAGAGTTGTCAAACTTCGTAAGTtaaaaatttgttctttttgGTTTTGCATTCAGTGGATCCATCTGCACAGCTTGTAACTTATTGTGGTGATTACTGTACTTTCCTAACTTCACCTCTGTGGTAAGAGCTGTTTGGaatgaataaatatttattgtaatataacTGAGTGATATCAGTGCTAAGCATTTCGAAGTTGAAAAATCTATGAGCCCATGCCTGCTGGCATCCTTGCTTTACATTTCTAGTGTCTCTGAAAGCAAACTCTCTATGATAACTGATGATTTTGGTGTTTCTtgtatatgtttgttttttcaattaaaagcGTTATTTGTTTTCTCCATGCTATTTTGTGTTTCTTACTAAGCTGCTCTGTTTTTAGCTTGTATTTCACAATTGCAGTTGTGATTAAACTTTAGCTACTTTGGTCTCATAATCAATTCATGGAAGTCTTTATAACTTTATAAACTGCAAGAactgttagaatttttttataaataaaattggtaaATTATATCTTCTCTTGCTTTTACTGGGACTCTTCTCTTTCCCTCCAATTTTCTAAATGAGGTTGGGACAACTCAAATCCTGCTGTACTGGACAGTAAATACTACACTGGAATTGAGTAATCAATTTTTGGCAATGTTTTTTTCGTTCTGAAAATGTTTATCTCACGATGTTTTTAGTGAGTTACAAATTTGTTATCTTTGACCAGCTTAATAGAAATTGGTTTCTACCTGTGGAGGCCTCTCTGAAAAGGGCATGCATCCAGAAGTTGATCTGTAAAATTCTCGAAGATTGGTCATCTACCCAATTTTCTGATCCATATGAAGAAGAAGCTGGAGTTGAGTTTCTTGAGGAGATATCTAGTTCAGTATCTGGTACTGGTACTGATACAGGGATTAATATCTCAGTCACAACGAAATCTCCAATGAGAGTTGCACATCAACAACAACCTGGAGAACTAGGATTGAATTCCAGGAATTTGTTAGAACCAGGAACTCGTGCAAGGTCCTTGTCCAATGAAGATTGCTGGCAGACAGGAACAATTCATGGGAGCAGTTGCATATCACCAGTAGAGGTAATTGTTTTATCTTTACTGGCTATGATCAATTGTTTCCAATGGAAGTTAATGAATTCTTAATCGTTGCTTAAAAACAGGAAATTGGTGAGCGAATCTCTGATTCATCATCAGACGCAGAAGATTATTTGCAACCTACTGGCTTGGCAACTGAATTTCCCTCAACCACATTTTCTCATAAAAATCTTGGATCTCTCGGTTCATCATCAAGCAATAAGAAATATATGCAGATTGAGGAACCTTATGATGATTCCAGTTCTGAAGCATCTATCAGTGGATCCCTTAAATCATCAGAGATAGGGGTAGGGGTTGATGAAGATCATTTTCTTTCCCAGATTGAGGGATCTGATCATCAAACACAAACTAATTGCCATGAACTCTCTTCAAAATCAATCGAGTCTGAGGAATTTGCTGATTGTGTTGTTGAGGACTCTGAAGAGGGAAACAGCATGCACAACGATCAAGTGGCAGATGATTCACCATCCTCCCTTCATTGCAATGACCTTGTTGCATCAATTGATGCCATTAAGGCTACCGAAAGCATTCTGCGAAAAGTCCGAAAACCTGTCTGCAATGTAGATTTGGCATCAGATGAACAGCCTAGAAAGGACAAAGCTTACATCTTCTGATGGCTCATGACAACTTGGAGGAAGTATTCTAAAAGATTCGCGTCGATTTCACTATGAAAAGCAGTGTAAGAACAGTATATATTTTGTAAGGGCTTGCAAGTAAAAATAGCCAGTACTTTGATGGGCCTTTGAGCTTGTAAATATTACAGAAACAGAGAGTTAGAGGGTGCTTTTCTGCTGCGCATCAGCCATGATACCAAATAATTTGGCGGTACAGAAGAACAAACAGGGGTGTAGAAAGAAAGAGGGTGCTTTTGCCAAGCTGAAAAAGCCCCTTCAAGTAATGATGAAATGCCATGTTTGGAATTAAGTAATTAAATTGGGTTACGTTGCCATGTCGATTTTGACGTGAGTTTGAAGTCTCTGGTTGGGTTTTCcatctaatataaaatttagGATCATCACTCCTATTATATTCTTAAGCAGTTTTTCATTAGCATATAAATTATAGTAGTTGAAAAGTTGTAATAACTTTGTGGTTTTTAAtgtggttttaaattttatacgtacatatatatatatgtatatatgtatgtatgtatgtatgtataattAACAAGTCACTATTATGGACAAACAAGTcaatttatttacatgttttcaaaatttgacCCTTGATTAGTTTATCAAAAATGTCATGACTGTTTGTGCATAATTCAGTTGGTAAAATCATGAGAAAAGATCATAGAAAACTTTGACCGAAATTgtgtatttttatatagaattaatttaaaagggtTGGTTTTAAATTCAACCATTAGAgaatatattaagttttttgtAATACATCAAACTGTTTTTGGGAGGATGTGATTTGGTGGCGGCTAACACAAAAGCTGGCCTAAAAATactataccataaaaaaaaaaatagttgattttaCAATTGACACGTTGCATTCCCCAATTCATATTTCTACATGTGAGAACTATTCTACTCCGTGAATTATTCAACTGCAAGAAACCAGTCATTATCTTACGCAGAATTTTAGCCCAAATTGAAAAGTCACATGAAAGGTCTACTCCAAAATGAACTTCTTGATTAGGTCAACaaagatcataaaaaaatagaatgctTGAAAGCAAGTTTTGAATATCTaactcatatttattttttattttacttattttttgctctcgttttcttttctcaattttttatacCCCAATTTTCTCTCCTCTCATGATTTTCTCAATGCTCactttattatttctttcactCAATTATCTCacgtaaaaaagaaaataattttagaaaatcaaagaaCTCATATTAATACAAGAGCTTTGAATTtctaaatcttaaaaatttattaaaataaagggagtgaaaatgagttttttcttaaataaaatattaaactaacaatataattctatatttgaaagtttaattttgattttaagaatatatttcatttttaaatatactttaaaTTCAGAGTGtgaaatatgttttataaagcACTCAAATCAGCTaatatgatttttcattatatatattttaatctaaaccatgaaattattatataagtattttttatcaagaattttttttaaaattttaattcattgtatatcttatttgttttgttaattaatcaaATGGATTTAACAATTCAGCCTATACCTTTGGAaccatgaaaatttattaattaaaggggacattatttaattaataaattagtaatttattaatttatacattaaaaaattaactttatcaaggtattctttatttttttttcccaaaacatTGAACTtaatacatatatcatgtattgtgattatatgaatatatattGTCTAATCACTGAATTatgagttattattattattctatttgTATGTTTAATCAAAACATGTTCATGATCGAATGTAATTAGTCTTATTAAATAGAAGTCATAAATCAATTAACAAAGtgcaattatatttattgtataCTTAATTAATATACTTCATGAACAGTAAgtcaaataaaaacatcaataaaaataacataaagtaTCCCAAATGATAAAACTAAACACAATGGTTTCTCATTTCAAAGGTGTATGGAAATCAACTTTAAAGTTGTCGGGAAGAAAATTATTGAGAAAATCATGGAAAATGATatagaagatgaaattaaaaataataattatgtacCAAAGTCTAtctcatacaaaaatatattaaacaagaAACTTTagaatcatattttatattataaagacCTAGCTCCCACTTgagatatgatatatatttataattttgatttataaagaGAGCATTATGTATATATCAATAGCAacctattatttatattttttaagtattatcTTATAATTTCagcaaattattaatttactatATTGATGCCAAGTtgagactaaaaaaatattatttaatggaaGATATTCATCTATCTTAGATTATACTATAATTATTAActcttcttataaaaaaattgtgtgcGTGCTCAAGTTTTAACTTCACACGCTGTCCACCTTTTAATGAagttcacaaaaaataaaatttcttgaaCGATGGATTGTTGTACGGCAactgaagacaaaaaaaaatatcggtTTGCCATTGCAGTGGCCAAAGTTGACCGCCACCTGAAGAATATCGCGATGACGCAGGGATGTCGGGGTGCTCCTccgtgttgttttttaaaaatatattaaaattttatttttattattaatatatcaaaacaatttaaaaataaaataaaataaaatatttaaaaacccCAATCATGATCCCATGAATTTCTTTCGCCCTAAAGCGTACGCTTGGTGCCAGCGGTCGTCAACATTCAGAAAGTGGAATTGTTCTTAATTACTCAATAAATCTGGCGGGTCAAGACCGGCAAGTGAAGAACAAcgcctgaaaaaaaaaataactcaaggaTATTGTCATGGCAGTGTTAGTCTATTTTTGCCTAATTATGACCAGAGATCACAAAGAAAGCTGTAAATCAGAGACCACTCGGctcagtttcttttctttttttgtttgttataaattaaaaatgatgtaTAAAATagcttattaattttaaagggcAAATTTATGAGATGGGGTTTAAAAAATTGCCAATTTTAATACAATATTGTCCTACAAGAATTAggggttatcaaaaaaaaaaaaattgattgaagtgagaaaaaaaaaactgaagaaacttaaccatgaaaaaaactgattaaatcaattataatatttttaaaaaatattgtctggtttggttttggtttcgtAAGCCTGGAACtgaaaaaccaaactaaaccggaaaaaaccaaactaaaccaaaaccaaacccattagaaaagtccaaaaaacaatatagttttttttttttttaatataaaataatcgaaTCAAACCGAACTGAAACTGGTTGGTtggattttggtttttaatataaaaaatcgaATCAAACCGAAACTagttggtttgaaccggttttgattttttttttattttataaaatttttatttgattgttttttataagtaaaaactgtatcgaattgaaaataattatcttttaataaaaataatataattaaagggATGTGGGAAACTAAAGTTCCATTCAAATACCGAATAATGGATGTTATTGTCCTCATAAATGAGATTTTGACTAATTTTCAACTACATAAAAaccttaaatattttgattttttaacttcTCTTCTCGTACAAATATATAGAAGctgattcatatttttaaactaattaaattgtgtttcttTCTGGGTTATACTCAAATAGAAATTTGCACTTCAAGTGTGTGTATCATTACCTCATACTTTATTTGTTAGAACTTTTAGACTGTTTGAAAGTTTGGtggcttttattttaaaatgtttttttaaaaatatatttaacttaaaaaacattaaattaatttttttataattttaatgatttaatattaaagatgaaaaaattattatatttcaaacaaaaagtaCACTCTCAATAACTCTAAACTCCGAATTGAAAGTTGGGAGCAAAGCTTAACGTAATACATTAACTTAATTCCTCGTAGTACAGTCTTTATTTGATAAACGTAATTACAAAAACGAAAAGAACGGAGAACTGAACGCTTTGATTCCTTTCACTTCCTTGGTAGCTCAGGCGAGAATGTCGTCTAGGTCTGGTCGAGCTTTCATCACAACCTCCAATGGCTGAACTCTGGACATGAGGGTTGCAACCTTCTCCTCCACGTTAATTTCCTTACCGTCAACCGTATCCCATTCGAAGCACTGAATCAATGAGCCCAAAGTCAAGGTCATCAACCTGTAAGCGAGGCCCTCCCCGGGGCAAGATCTTCTTCCTAATCCAAACGGCATTAGCTTGTATGCTTCGGTCTTTCCGTTCAGGAACCTCTCGGGCTTGAAACTTAATGGGTCATCCCAAACCTTAGGGTCTCTCTGAATAGACCATGCATTTGCAAACACCATTGTACCAGGTGGCACATCGTATCCTCCAATGGTACAATGCTCGGAGGCCACATGTGGTACTAGCATGGCGGCCACCGGATACAGTCTCAAGTTCTCGGAAATGATACCTTGAAGGTAGTGTAGTTTTGAGATGTCTGGTTCTTCAATCTAGTGGTCTTTTCCAAGTTGGGCGTCTAATTCTTCCTTCGCCTTCTTCAGTACATGTCGATTGTTGAGCAGATTGCAAATTGCCCATTCCAAAGACGCGGCTGAAGTCCTGGTTCCGGCGACTGCCATTATCTGTGAAGAACAGTTCATgattagaaatttaaaaatgaaaaggataggAATTTATGATTTTGGTGAAAAACGTTAAGGTCAGAACTGAAACTAACCATAATTAGGCCTTTGATTATTGAATCCGTATAGGACTGGGGTTGTGCTTCTTGCAAAGTCAGCAAGTGGCTAACCATGGTGTTCCGATCCCGGTCAGCGCGATGCTCATCAATCAGTCTTTGCAAGAACAGATCCATGTTCTTGCTAAGGGTTTTCATTCTCTTAACAAACCCGTTATAATCAATATTGCTCAGAATGGGAAACAAGTCCCCTAGATGTGTCTCCTTAGCAAACTCACCATACTGATTCATCATGTCCCTAAATTGCAGCGCCTCCTCGAGCTCACTCACGTCTTCACCATAATACCGCTTTCCGGCAAGCATCGTCATTACTATGTTAAACGTCAGGTCCAAAATCATGGACCTTAGCTCCACCTTCCCGGAATTTTCACCAGATACACGAGAAACCCTCTTCATGAGATTCTTGACCTCCTTCTTACGAAGTTCTTGAAACCCATTGAGACGTTTCGGTGAGAAGATCTCATTATTGCCTATGCGGCGAAGGCTGCGCCAATGATCACCATAGTTGGCGGCTCCCATGGTGGTGAAGTTGTAGTTCAAGTACTTTCCGTGGCAAAAGGGGGGACGATTGGCCAAAATCACATCATTCTTAGTAAAGCATTCTTCAACAGCTTCGGGTGAGTTTACAATGATCACGAAGCGGGAACCGAATCGAAGCGACATGATCGGGCCAAATCTTTGTGAGAGGTTGTGGATGGTTTGGTAGATAGGTTGTTTCATGAGATGGAGATGGCCAATGATCGGAAGAGCAAACGGGCCTGGAGGTAGATTCTTGTATTGCTGCTTTCTTGTTTGCAACAAGAAACTGAGAGCAATAACAACGAAGGAAATGGCGAGAATTAAGAACACCATGGTGTCTTCCATCTCCTTGGCTGTGATAATCTGTCTCTGCACTAATCTTGCGTCCATGTATTTATAAGAGCGCCCAATACCCTCTCTTCTTCAGAGGGGTAAGCTAGGGAATTAATTTATAGCAATCAACGTCAGCTGTATCACAAGCCAAACTTGACTGAAGAATTTAGAAGCAGccagattcttttttattatttttatgagattttttaaaatattttttatttaaaaatatattaaaatatattttattcaatttttaaacatttatttttaatattaacatattaaaaaatctaataatataaaaaaatttaaatttaaataaaaatttaaataattttttttaaatatttttaaaaataattataacaacactCCAAACATAAATGGTGAAGAAGCAGTCTATAAAGACCAGCAGGTGATTAagtaaaacaataaacaaataaattgtttGCAAAAACGTTTTGcttaattaatcattttgttACTTTGACGCCTTCAAACGTATAAGAAGATGAGCTCTTAATTTGCATTTGTTTAAATCTCTGCTCGAATAATGTGATcgctaatttatattttcttaagaaaaaaatcattgtttattgatctattgactttttttattttatttttcttatcaaattccTTGTTTATTCAAAAGgtgtttttaattaagtttccAATCTGCCAAacttataacacaaataaaaattaataatttttggaCTTCCATTCCCTTTATGCCAATCCTTTCAAACCATCGTATAATCAAAAATTCTcattatatcataaatattgtatAAATCAGAATCATTCATCTTGAATTTGAAAGACGAGTTTaattctttaaagaaaaaaaaagttaaaaattagtaattaaGGATTGTTAACCTCGGAGaggttaataataattaacaactaAATCCATTTTTCACTTAACTCATGATGTTGAGGATCTTCATAAAGAAAAGATTTAGTTTTTTGTCTATTTAGTTTAGGAAAATAACTTActttatagtgtttttatttatcctttctatttagtttagaaaatcaGTTATAgagtgttaattttattttttctaatttatttaggatttttttttcttttcttttattttaaagttttctagcttatatatattagttttcaaGTTTACATGAGTTGTAAATCTTTTAGAGATGCATATTAATTATAGAGAaatattgagtaataaaaatattaattaaggtTCTATATAACAACTTTATTCGACATCATTTATGTATTTCTAGCTACCTATCTTCTTGTTTGTGTTCTGTTTGTGTCTGTTGAAATTAGAGTATTTTGAAATTGAcagaattaaaattgatattcttgtacttcaaataaaaattatgaagtagATTTCTGAATCTCCTTTTAATTCTAAGATTGGTTTCAAGGTTGAACGTGTTGTTgagaaatataatgtttttaatggtaaaaaacTATGTAAaggattgaaatttttttctcggACAACAACAAAATTGGAGTAAGAACAATTTGAACTCAAAAATGATTTCTCTCTAATCCAAGGAGACTGATACAAAGGATTTTTAggggaaaattatttttttagttaattttttctatttagttactttatggtgtttttatttttcttcccttttagtttagaaaaacaaatattaagatttataagatttttttttctattttatttaggatttttttattgcttttcttttatctttaggTTTTCTAACTTGTTTAGGTTAATTTTTAGGTCTCTATAAGAAATTGTAAACATCTTAAAGAGGACAGACTACTTAAAGAGAAAGATGCATGTCACAGCCCGAATCTCGAGTCTATGACCAGCAACTCAGGAGCGGTGTTGTAAAGACACTCCACCTATTCTAAGCTTCGGAACaagcatatcaaaaaaataagttatttaaaaatacacaaCATTTcagaatcttttaaaatattatattattcaaaactaatgaaatcaaataataattcaaaacttttcattattaattaaaacaaaaacaataattcataatactcattgTATTGTCAAAatctaaacttaattaaaacagTATAATAACAGAGCATTTAAGACattaaatcaaaaccaaaaagaaagtcTAGCAAAACAAGTAATGTATACCAatcaaaaattgaagaaatagcaAAACTCAATAAAGTCCATTtactaacaaaaattaaaaacttgaaataattttaaaaataagagatgAGTTCAACCAATtcagttattatatatatatatatatatatatatatatatatatatagtagtttGTAAGTcgattcattttaatatatacatatacatactaagcatattattataaagtagtgaaatacatataaaaaatcagaTAACACCTAagtgaaatttataaaatttataatttgagtgAGAAATGTTTTTACCATGAAAAATGCTTAATAAACTGTACACAAGAGCTAAAGCTAGTGGATCTTTCACACCCAATATATTAAatactcattaaaaaaatgttttcatggTTATAAGTTAAAGAAGCTCAATTGAAACGCTCGAAATTCATTGAACTTGAAATACGCAAATAGTATATGCATCATTCAAGCAGTGGAGTACTGTGGAGGACATAATACAGCATTTTACATGTTAAAGCCATACCTTAATTACATTAGGAAACATCATTGAAGCAGTGGAGTGGAGGACAtaacacaaaatatttattacatgaTGAAGCCACGGCACCTACTGATCCATGATAGGCATTGACAGATGAGTGATGAACTTGTGTCCTGGATCTTTAGCTGGAACCCAAACAAGGATATCACTGGCTAGAAAGTGACGAATGAGGCAAAACAGCAGCACAAGATAGCAGCAGAACAAAGAGAATGTGAGGACGGAAAAGAGAAGGGTGAGAGCTGCCAaaggcggcggcggcggcggcaaaTAGGATGCCTTGGACAACAACTGTGAGTGTAGCTTCCAAGAGAGTGCAGCTGTGAGTAAAGAGAAGTGTAGCTGCCGAGAGAATGCAGCTGAGAGTGAAGAGAAGTGTAGCTGCCGAGAGCACGCATCTACGAGAGTAGAGGGACgcaatcctcctcctccatttgTAATGTAAAATGTACCCCAATAAGAATGACTGCTTTGTGGATGCAGAGATTTGTGAACCATGTTAAATATCACTTCCACCGACCATACTAACACTAACACGTGGCAATAATAAagatcatataaatatattgttttttttatatttgtctcaactaaaaaaatttacaatttaatattgaagtttgaagGAACTCgagaatttcataattttaactCGAGAATtcattatgaaaattaattaattataaaaaatattaaacttctTGTAATTAGTAACCGAAAATGATAAATAGACTAATTAAGAAGGTCTagtggtaattaaaaaaaattcatgtgtaGATTTAAATACTTAGCTTCCAAACTAGTATGTGATGCAAtcttaaatattaaacaaaattatataacatTACAAGCCTAGCAATTAAGATTTTTGGAAGCAAAAATAAGAAACTTGcttattttggattttgttaCAAAAAATTAGATCCAAAATCAACACttcattatcataattttttttttaattg
This Populus alba chromosome 7, ASM523922v2, whole genome shotgun sequence DNA region includes the following protein-coding sequences:
- the LOC118040323 gene encoding probable ubiquitin-like-specific protease 2A isoform X4, with protein sequence MARSSQKFSVFEFDEEEEKVEKESARFVGKFRIQKRRRNGNNKDDDTSPRIKYKSLQCFGGCTGAVKKESSNELIDIDHEPIDVDCGVAGETNSLCKGNSNEVVDIDPTDVEGQCQYSVSAPACMPQEDCSVKEISRLDRLFSFSNYENESVGRILDNDGIEMSSSTSVSTHVENAGNQVLNCGSVGHKIDYTNNTVAVFPDYILCGDVYGAEYCLTFSGSSIRMEGSTANGVKGIFNAEWTLGDIISIESEWCGMVSQGAGNTNYTSGVDKLKFSVCDPLWNEGEEAIKSLHFRYRDSWNVTSDSDWKNDGNAFFGHNEMVISKPYFPVLHETFEEVIYPKGDPDAVSISKRDVELLHPETFINDTIIDFYILYLKSKLKPGDKHRFHFFNSFFFRKLADLDKGPSNACGGRLAFQRVHKWTRKMNLFEKDYIFIPINYSLHWSLIVICHPGEVVHSREDEGRNSVKVPCILHMDSIRGSHRGLKNLIQSYLYEEWRERHNGTVDDMLLKFLHLRFVPLELPQQENSYDCGLFVLHYVERFLEEAPINFSPFKITELSNFLNRNWFLPVEASLKRACIQKLICKILEDWSSTQFSDPYEEEAGVEFLEEISSSVSGTGTDTGINISVTTKSPMRVAHQQQPGELGLNSRNLLEPGTRARSLSNEDCWQTGTIHGSSCISPVEEIGERISDSSSDAEDYLQPTGLATEFPSTTFSHKNLGSLGSSSSNKKYMQIEEPYDDSSSEASISGSLKSSEIGVGVDEDHFLSQIEGSDHQTQTNCHELSSKSIESEEFADCVVEDSEEGNSMHNDQVADDSPSSLHCNDLVASIDAIKATESILRKVRKPVCNVDLASDEQPRKDKAYIF
- the LOC118040323 gene encoding probable ubiquitin-like-specific protease 2A isoform X3, producing the protein MARSSQKFSVFEFDEEEEKVEKESARFVGKFRIQKRRRNGNNKDDDTSPRIKYKSLQCFGGCTGAVKKESSNELIDIDHEPIDVDCGGETNSLCKGNSNEVVDIDPTDVEGQCQYSVSAPACMPQEDCSVKEISRLDRLFSFSNYENESVGRILDNDGIEMSSSTSVSTHVENAGNQVLNCGSVGHKIDYTNNTVAVFPDYILCGDVYGAEYCLTFSGSSIRMEGSTANGVKGIFNAEWTLGDIISIESEWCGMVTTAMVYICFKSKVSQGAGNTNYTSGVDKLKFSVCDPLWNEGEEAIKSLHFRYRDSWNVTSDSDWKNDGNAFFGHNEMVISKPYFPVLHETFEEVIYPKGDPDAVSISKRDVELLHPETFINDTIIDFYILYLKSKLKPGDKHRFHFFNSFFFRKLADLDKGPSNACGGRLAFQRVHKWTRKMNLFEKDYIFIPINYSLHWSLIVICHPGEVVHSREDEGRNSVKVPCILHMDSIRGSHRGLKNLIQSYLYEEWRERHNGTVDDMLLKFLHLRFVPLELPQQENSYDCGLFVLHYVERFLEEAPINFSPFKITELSNFLNRNWFLPVEASLKRACIQKLICKILEDWSSTQFSDPYEEEAGVEFLEEISSSVSGTGTDTGINISVTTKSPMRVAHQQQPGELGLNSRNLLEPGTRARSLSNEDCWQTGTIHGSSCISPVEEIGERISDSSSDAEDYLQPTGLATEFPSTTFSHKNLGSLGSSSSNKKYMQIEEPYDDSSSEASISGSLKSSEIGVGVDEDHFLSQIEGSDHQTQTNCHELSSKSIESEEFADCVVEDSEEGNSMHNDQVADDSPSSLHCNDLVASIDAIKATESILRKVRKPVCNVDLASDEQPRKDKAYIF